Part of the Lycium ferocissimum isolate CSIRO_LF1 chromosome 6, AGI_CSIRO_Lferr_CH_V1, whole genome shotgun sequence genome, TTACAAAGTTAGGTCAGTGGAAGGTCAAGGATGCTCGGGTGATGACATGGATTTTAGGGTCAATTGACCCTCTTATTGTTCTTAATCTCAGGCCGTACAAGACTGCAAAGGCCATGTGGGATTATTTACAAAAGGTTTACAATCAAGACAATAGCGCTAGAAGATTTCAGCTAGAGCATGAAATTGCTAATTACTCTCAAGCGAGGTCTCTCTATTCGTGATTATTATTTGGATTTTAATTTATGGGCTGAATTTACTGGTATTGTTTATGATAAAATACCTACTGAATCTATCTCTATAATTCAAGCAGTTCATGAGCAAAGCAAGCGAGACCAATTTTTGATGAAATTGCGATACGATTTTGAGAGTGTTCGCTCTAACTTGATGAATCGTGACCCGTCTCCCTCTTTGGATGTTTGTTTTAGGGAATTATTTCGTGAAGAGCAGCGTCTTGTCACACAAAATGCTTTCAAGCAAGCAAATGATGTCACTGTTGCATTTGCTGCTCAAGGAAAAGGAAAGGGCAAGGATATGACTAGAACTCAATGTTATAGCTGCAAGCAATATGGTCATATTGCTAGCAATTGTGGCAAGAAGTTTTGTAACTACTGTAAACAACATGGACATTTTATCAAAGAGTGTCCCACATGCCCTCAAAATCGTAGGGTCAATGCTTTTTAAGCTGAGGTAAATGGTTCCACAACTGACAACTCATTTTCTGCAGGACATATTCTTACTCCTGAAATGGTCCAACAAATGATCGTGTCAGCCTTTTCGGCTTTGGGATTACAAGGTAATGATGTTGCATCTAACTTTTGGCTTGTTGATTCTGGTGCTTCCAATTATATGACCAACTCAACAAGTATACTAAAAAATGTTCGTAAGTATCACGGTCCATCACAGATTCAGGTTGCCAATGGTAGTAATTTACCCATTACCAAAGTTGGGGACATTACTCCAACTATCAAGAATGTTTTTGTGTCACCAAAATTCTCAACTAGTCTTATTTCAGTTGGACAATTGGTAGAAAATAATTGTGATGTGAATTTTTCTAGTAATGGTTGTCTTGTGCAGGATCAGGTGTCGAGGACGGTAATCGCGAAGGGGCCTAAAGTTGGAAGATAGTTTCCTATACATTTTTCCATTCCTCTTGTTCTATCTTTTGCTTGTACTTCTACTGCTAGTAAGATTGAGGTTGGCATAAGCGTCTAGGACATCCAAATTCTATTGCGTTGTCACATTTATCGAATTCTGGTTTATTGggaaataaaaatcaattttcagcTGCTTCATTTGATTGTTCAACTTGTAAATTAGGCAAAAGTAAAACTCTTCGTTTTCCTAATTTTGGTAGTCGTGCTACAAAATGTTTTGATGTCATTCATAGTGATGTTTGGGGCATTTCACCAATTACTTCTCATGCTCATTTCAAATACTTTGTGACATTTATAGATGATTATAGTCGGTTTACATGGGTATATTTTCTCTGTTTCAAATCTGAGGTATTTtccatattcaagacatttttGGCTTATATTGAGAATCAATTTTCTACATGCATCAAAATATTAAGATCTGATTCTGGTGGAGAATATATGTCTCATGAATTCAATAATTTCTTACTTGAGAAAGGAATTGTCTCACAACGCTCTTGCCCATATATGCCACAACAAAATGGGGTTGCTGAGCGTAAAAATCGTCATCTCTTAGATGTCACTCATACTTTATTGATTGAGTCCTCTGTCCCATCCAAATACTGGGTGAAAGCTTTGTCTACTGTTGTCTATTTAATTAATAGGTTGCCATCTAAAGTGTTAAATCTTGAGTCTCCATATTAGCGCCGTTATCATCATAATCGTAGCTATGATAATTTTCATACATTTGGTTGTGTTTGTTTTGTACTTTCTGCTCAGTCTACTAAATGTGCTTTTATGGGTTATAGTACTTCTCAGAAAGGGTTTATTTGCTATGATCCAAGTTCTAACAAATTTCGTATTTCTAGAAATGTTGTTCTCATATTTCTAGAAATGTTGTTTTCTTTGAGAATTAGTATTTCTTTCCTACTCATGTTGAGTCATCTTCTGTTTCTCCTATTCTTCCTCCTTTTGAGGATTTGTCATCTTCTTCTAAGTAGTTCAAACCTGAATTTGTGTATGAACGCCGTCGACCAGCTTTACCCCCTCCCGATACTGATCCGCCACCTGAGACTGCTCCACAACTAGAATCTGAGATTTCTTCAAGGCCTACTTCTCTTGAGCCTACTCGGCGATCTACTAGACTGTGAAGTACTCCTAATTGGTATGGTTTTTCCTCTACTTTATCCACCATTTCTGTTCCAACGTGTTACTTACAAGCTTCCAAGCATGAATGCTGGCGTAAAAGAAATGGAGGAAGAACTTTTGGCTCTTAAAGAAAATGACACATGGGACATTGTTTCATGTCCTTCAAATGTCCGGCCAATTGGATGTAAATGGGTTTATTCAATTAAACTTCATTCTGATGGAACTCTTGATAGGTACAAAGCTCGCTTGGTTGTCCTTGGTAACAAACAAGATATGGTGTGGATTACGAGGAGACTTTTGCACCAGTAGCAAAAATGACTATGGTGCGAACTATTATTGCCATTGCTGCATCACAGAACTGGCCTCTTCATCAAATAGACGAAAAAATGCTTTTCTCCATGGTGATGCGAAAGAAGATATTTATATGAAACCTCCACCTGGTTTGTTTTCATCACCCACATCAGATGTTTGCAAGTTAAAGCGATCTTTGTATGGATTAAAACAAGCTCCCAGAGGTTGGTTTAACAAGTTTCGATCTACTTTGCTTCAATTCTCTTTTAAACAAAGTAAATATGACTCATCTTTTTTTCTTCGGAAAGCATCTACAGGTTGTGTTCTTTTTTTGGTATATGTAGATGACATTTATCACAGGAACTGATTCTTCATTAATCACTAGCCTCCAGCAGCAACTTAAGGATTCCTTTCATATGAAAGATCTTAGTACTCTAACATATTTCTTGGGGTTGGAAGTTCATTATAATTCTTTAGGTGTTTTCTTAAACCAGTACAAATATACTCAGGATTTGATTGCTTTGGCTGGTCTTCAAGAATCACCCTTTGTTGATACTCCATTGGAATTGAATGTAAAGTATCGTCGTGATGAAGGAGATCTTATTCTTGATCCAACTTTGTTTCGACAATTAGTTGGGAGCCTAAATTATCTTACTATTACTAGGCCTGATATCTCTTTTGCAGTTCAACAAGTCAGTCAATTTATGCAGACTCCCCGTCATCTACATTTAGTGGCTAGTCGTCGTATCATTCGATATCTCTCAGGAACATCTACTCGTGGATTATATTTTCCTAGTGGCTCTCATATTCAGCTTAAAGCGTTTAGTGATTCTGATTGGGCTAGATGTTCTGATACTCACCGCTCCGTCACGGGATAGTGCATGTTTCTCGGAGATTCTTTGATATCTTGGAAGAAAGATCGCGTTTCAAAATCTTCAACGGAGGTTGAATATCGAGCAATGTCTACTGCTTGTTCCGAGATTATTTGGCTTCGTTGTTTACTTGCAGAAATAGAATTTCCTCAATCTAGTCCTACTCCTCTCCATGCTGACAACACAAGTGCTATTCAGATTGCAACCAATCCAGTTTATCACGAAAGAACCAAGCATATTGAAGTGGACTGTCATTTTATCAGAGAAGCTGTAGATAGAAGAGTTATTACTCTTCCACATGTATCCAGTGATCTTCAGATAGCTGATGTGTTTACAAAATCAATAGCACGACAACGTCATCGGTTTCTAGTAGGCAAATTGATGCTTATTGATCCACAGGCATCAATTTGAGGGGGGATGTTAGCATAATGGACAGATTGTAGAATATCTACATTAAGATATTCTCGATATGGTGAATATGAAGAGATACtatgaatatatgaaatattATTAAGGATATTCTACATTTAGTGTAGAATATTATGTAACATTAGTGGAAGAATATTTTGTAGGATTTACATTTAGTGTAGGATATTTTACTTCCTTTCCTCTCTTATTTCTCTTGTATATAAATACCAATGTATCCTGATGTAAGGGAATCAAGTAATTGAGATAGTCattcttcaatttctcttttgttttctctgtTCTTGACAGAGACTTCTTGATGGTTTGTAGTATCACAAGGGACTTGTTTCACAATGTAACGAAAAATGCAAGTTGAAATGCAATGTgtatttcaactttccaaatgtGTTTTCCCTTCTTGGCATCCCATTTTTGAACCCAAAGACATCTAGATGGCCATTGGTTTCAAGATTAGTGGAAGAATAGCATGTGAAGGCCAAGAAGAAAACGTCAACTTGGGAGCCAAGCTGGTGACTTTTGAGGATTAACTTGAGACTATAGAAAATGGATTGGAAGGAACATTTAGGTGCCTGATTAGATCAAGGAGCTCTGATGGATAAAAGCAAGTAGGCCTAACAACCGATTAGGTCAATAATGGAATGCCATGCCATTTGACCTACCTGAGAGGTTAAATAGCGCGTCCAGGCTATCAGGAGAGTAGGAGTCGAATCCCTATTGGATCCGCACCCCATAGAAAAATGActattcaagaggattgaaccgGATATGGAAAGGTCATATGGCTAGAACCCATAGGCACCGCATCCTAAATGTCTTTTCCAGTTAATTTAGTAGTTCTACTTTATAACCTATATAGCTGACCTTATGTTGTACATAGGAAACTTTTTGTCCATGATAGAAAAGCAATATACGAGCGATTACACTCCATCTTGTGTTTATGTCTCTCTATATCTTCTCTGCTTTGAATCCCATCCTGCCTATCTAAAAGTCAGAAATTTAAAAATGCATTACAAtagcaacaacatacccagtgaattTAAAAATGCATTATGCCCAATATTTTATTCATATTCAGTTTGATATGGATAATTAAGATTAATAGTAGTATGAAGCCATCAAGCCAGTAAAACATTTTACTGAAATAGTTAGGATCGATTACGAGTCATCTCCTTACTTACCAAACAGTCGAAAAAAAAGTAGGAAAACTATTTATTTTTCTGgataatattttccttcataccaaacaaacAATATGTGAAGATCTTTTACACCATcagtatatataatttaaattgtaaaaataatatCCTCCCCTAGTGTCTGGCCATTCCtcggaccccgcgcatagcgggagcttagtgcactgGTTTGCCCTTTGCCCTATAACCTCCCATAGCGGAAGCTCTGTTGTTAGTTCCTTTCAAATATTGCAACATGGTGTATATGAATAGTTACAAGTAGCTTTCGTTTCTCTCAATTGCATGAGTTACTCTATTATCACCTTGTTTGAGTATTAGCTAATTAATTATCAACGCTAAAACCTCACAATTCCAAggaaatatatagaaaaacatAGTTGCATTAATGAATATATTGTGCAATTCAAAATTTTGCTCAAGAACTAGGGAAATGTTTTACGTGCAATCAGCAATACATGTTTCTGATCATTGTTTTGGTCTTCATGGAATTTTAGACTTCAACTGTATATGGTTCAAGATTTCAAGTAACTATATTTTACAAGTTCAATTTTGGCAAGATAATGTACATTTGCAAGGGGGAAAATGTTTGTTGGTGAAATATAAGGTAGAATCCTTTTTCATCATGGTGTGGTTTGGATCAACTTGCGCACACCTTAAACTATTCAATTGAGTATCTTATTACTTGTCCAGCTCAATTTTCCCGCGCACACCTTAACTAATCAATGGGGGTATTTGCTACTTGTATGGATAAATTTGTGCACACCTCAACTATTCAATAGGGCATTTGCTACCTATTAGGGTCAATATGTGCTCACCTAACTATTTCATCAGGAATCTGCTATCTGTCTGGGTCAATTTATGCACTCCTCAACTATTCCATTGGATATCTGCTACTTATCTAGATCAATTTGTGCGCATCTCAACTATTCGGTCGGGTATTTTCTACCTATCTGAGTCCATTTGCGCACACCGCAATTAGTTGATTGGGTATCAACTATCTGTCTGTGTCAATTTCCTCAAACCCTAACTATTCGATCGGCTATCTGCTATCTGTCCGGGTCAATTTGCGCACACCTCGACTATTCGATCGAGTATATTCTAACTCACACCAGCATAGATATCGAGCAACTCAACTCACTAAGATTTAGACGAATGTAAAGCGATAGAGTACCCTTTTTTCCAGAGATGCAACTTTTCCTATATGTTTCTTGCATCATATATTCATCATGGTATATAATGCAGACATCCTTGATCAGATCATCTCTAAGCAATCTGTTTTTGGtatacaaaattaaattttcctttCCAAGTTTTAACTTGAACTCGAATATTTACAAAACTTACTCTCAACAACGAAAGCTCCAACCAATTTTCCAAACAAAGAATGTATACACAAAAATCGAACCTCACCGAAAAATCCCCATCACCGTTCTTACCCTCATTTCCTCTTTCACAGTGCTTTTACAtgtctctttctctttctttctattcAATTCATACACTTTATGGCATTTTCCCTTTGCATTTGCCacgttataattttttttttttgagaaactgGTACTGTAATTTTCCacgttatacatatatatatccttccTTCAATTCAGTGagccttcatttttttttatcatcttCTACTCAATGCAGTATCTCCTTTTTTT contains:
- the LOC132059173 gene encoding uncharacterized mitochondrial protein AtMg00810-like — encoded protein: MTFITGTDSSLITSLQQQLKDSFHMKDLSTLTYFLGLEVHYNSLGVFLNQYKYTQDLIALAGLQESPFVDTPLELNVKYRRDEGDLILDPTLFRQLVGSLNYLTITRPDISFAVQQVSQFMQTPRHLHLVASRRIIRYLSGTSTRGLYFPSGSHIQLKAFSDSDWARCSDTHRSVTG